A DNA window from Callospermophilus lateralis isolate mCalLat2 chromosome X, mCalLat2.hap1, whole genome shotgun sequence contains the following coding sequences:
- the Dusp21 gene encoding dual specificity protein phosphatase 21 produces MATSSCPLPSQAVLQPSIHDLSQITSSLYISNGVAANNKHMLSSNHITTVINVSVEVVNTFFEDIQYIQVPVADVPTSHLYDFFDPIADHIHSVEMKQGRTLLHCAAGVSRSAALCLAYLMKYHAMSLLDAHTWTKSCRPIIRPNNGFWEQLIHYEFKLFSKNTVHMIDSPMGMIPDIYEKEVGLMMTL; encoded by the coding sequence ATGGCCACATCTTCGTGTCCCCTTCCATCTCAGGCGGTCCTGCAGCCCTCCATCCATGACCTGTCCCAAATAACCAGCAGCCTTTACATCAGTAACGGTGTGGCTGCCAACAACAAACACATGCTGTCCAGCAATCACATCACGACGGTCATCAATGTCTCAGTAGAGGTAGTAAACACATTCTTCGAGGACATTCAATACATACAAGTACCCGTGGCGGATGTTCCCACTTCACACCTCTATGACTTTTTTGACCCTATTGCTGATCACATCCACAGCGTGGAAATGAAACAGGGCCGCACGCTGCTCCACTGCGCTGCAGGGGTGAGCCGTTCAGCTGCCCTCTGCCTCGCTTATCTCATGAAATACCATGCCATGTCCCTGCTGGACGCCCACACGTGGACCAAATCATGCCGGCCCATCATTCGGCCCAACAACGGTTTCTGGGAACAACTGATCCATTATGAATTCAAGTTGTTTAGTAAGAATACTGTACACATGATTGACTCCCCAATGGGAATGATCCCTGACATCTATGAGAAGGAAGTTGGATTGATGATGACGCTGTGA